Proteins from one Gibbsiella quercinecans genomic window:
- the uca gene encoding urea carboxylase, with amino-acid sequence MFNCVLIANRGAIAVRIIRTLQQLGIKAIAVYAEADRHSLHVRHADCAFSLGEGSVRETYLNQDKLIAIAQRAGAQAIHPGYGFLSENAGFVTRCEQAQIVFLGPTVEQMAAFGLKHRARALAQQNQVPLLPGSDLLTSEQQALSAAAAMGYPVMLKSTAGGGGIGMQRCDDAQALAKAFTHVKRLAGNNFANDGVFVEKFVAQARHIEVQIFGDGAGQVIALGERDCSAQRRNQKVIEETPAPHLSDEVRSALHQTAVRLCQAVNYRSAGTVEFVYDVAQDRFYFLEVNTRLQVEHGVTEMVYGVDIVRWMVELGAGCLPALNVPPAQGHAVQVRLYAEDAAKQFQPCAGLLSQVAFPQQAPGARLRIDTWVDSGSEVPALYDPMLAKVIVHAADRASALTALQTTLAQTTLYGVETNLGYLRHLLTLPAVRDGTLITATLGTVIYRPATLDVLSPGTLTSVQDAPGRIGYWHIGVPPSGPFDGRSFRIGNRLLGNDPQAAGLEITLRGPTLRVNCDCALAITGAQIDATLDGQPLPLWQVVNAKAGQTLALGKVSGAGCRSYLLLAGGVDCPAYLGSRSTFTLGRFGGHAGRALRSGDVLHLAAPAHCSAQALPAEMAPPWRNTWQLRVIYGPHGAPEFFTDSDISAFFAAEWQVHYNSSRTGVRLIGPKPQWARSDGGEAGMHPSNIHDNAYAFGTIDFTGDMPVILGPDGPSLGGFVCPATVIHADLWKLGQLKAGDTLRFIPVTLEDADRFAQRAEEDIAALPAAPVHIPPAAPGNPILFHRAAHGGLPAVTCRRAGDRFLLLEYGEQVLDIALRFRVHALMQWLEQHPLPGMLELTPGIRSLQIHFDALRCPRERLLAHLQAAEQQLGDLQGAQVPSRTVWLPLSWDDAACHEAIAKYTQSVRPGAPWCPSNIEFIRRINGLDSVEQVKEIVFNARYLVMGLGDVYLGAPVATPLDPRHRLVTTKYNPARTWTAENSVGIGGAYLCVYGMEGPGGYQFVGRTLQMWNRDRQTPEFNQPWLLRFFDQLRFYPVSAEELLDIRERFPYGDYPLRVEEGSFSLSQYQAFLAQQQAEITAFAQRRQRAFDAELARWRADGQFTFDSSQQEQQPLEQETIPENCHGVDSLVAGSVWQWLVTPGETVQEGQTLGILESMKMEIPIAAPVAGVVRALNRPAGSQVQAGQLLMLIEISAA; translated from the coding sequence ATGTTCAACTGCGTATTGATCGCCAACCGGGGCGCAATCGCCGTGCGCATCATCCGCACACTGCAACAGCTCGGCATCAAAGCCATTGCGGTCTACGCCGAAGCCGATCGCCATTCGCTGCACGTCCGTCATGCCGATTGCGCTTTCAGCCTGGGCGAAGGCAGCGTGCGCGAAACCTATCTCAATCAGGACAAGCTCATTGCCATCGCACAGCGCGCCGGCGCACAGGCCATCCATCCCGGCTATGGTTTTCTCAGTGAAAACGCCGGCTTCGTCACCCGCTGCGAACAGGCACAGATCGTGTTTCTCGGCCCTACGGTGGAACAGATGGCGGCGTTCGGCCTTAAACACCGGGCGCGGGCGTTGGCGCAGCAAAACCAGGTGCCGCTGCTGCCGGGCAGCGATCTGCTGACCAGCGAGCAGCAGGCGTTGAGCGCCGCAGCGGCGATGGGCTACCCGGTGATGCTGAAAAGCACCGCCGGCGGCGGCGGTATCGGTATGCAGCGCTGCGACGATGCCCAGGCGCTGGCCAAAGCGTTTACCCACGTCAAACGGCTGGCGGGCAATAACTTCGCCAACGACGGCGTGTTTGTGGAAAAATTTGTGGCCCAGGCCCGGCACATCGAAGTGCAAATTTTCGGCGACGGCGCGGGCCAAGTGATCGCCCTGGGCGAGCGTGACTGCTCGGCGCAGCGCCGCAACCAGAAAGTGATCGAAGAAACCCCGGCGCCGCACCTCAGTGATGAGGTGCGCAGCGCGCTGCACCAAACCGCGGTGCGGCTGTGCCAGGCGGTCAACTACCGCAGCGCCGGCACGGTGGAGTTCGTTTACGATGTCGCCCAGGATCGCTTCTACTTTCTGGAGGTCAACACCCGGCTGCAGGTGGAACACGGCGTCACCGAAATGGTGTATGGCGTGGACATTGTGCGCTGGATGGTGGAGCTGGGCGCCGGTTGCCTGCCGGCCCTTAACGTGCCGCCGGCGCAGGGCCATGCGGTGCAGGTGCGGCTATACGCCGAAGACGCCGCCAAGCAGTTCCAGCCGTGCGCCGGGCTGTTGAGCCAGGTGGCGTTCCCGCAGCAAGCGCCCGGCGCCCGGTTGCGGATCGACACCTGGGTCGACAGCGGCAGCGAAGTGCCCGCGCTGTACGATCCGATGCTGGCTAAGGTCATCGTTCACGCCGCCGATCGCGCCAGCGCGCTGACGGCGCTGCAAACTACCCTCGCCCAGACCACGCTGTACGGCGTGGAAACCAACCTCGGCTACCTGCGCCACCTGTTAACGCTGCCCGCGGTGCGCGACGGCACTCTCATTACCGCCACCCTTGGCACGGTGATATACCGGCCAGCGACGCTGGACGTGCTCAGCCCCGGCACCCTAACCAGCGTTCAGGACGCGCCCGGGCGCATCGGTTACTGGCATATCGGCGTGCCGCCTTCCGGGCCATTCGACGGCCGCTCATTCAGGATCGGCAACCGCCTGCTGGGCAACGATCCGCAGGCGGCCGGGCTGGAGATCACCCTGCGCGGGCCGACGCTGCGCGTTAATTGCGATTGCGCCTTGGCGATTACCGGCGCGCAGATTGACGCCACTCTCGACGGCCAGCCCTTGCCACTGTGGCAAGTGGTGAACGCCAAAGCCGGCCAAACGCTGGCGCTGGGCAAGGTGAGCGGCGCCGGTTGCCGCAGCTACCTGCTGCTGGCCGGCGGCGTGGATTGCCCGGCCTATCTGGGCAGCCGCAGCACCTTCACCCTGGGCCGTTTCGGCGGCCATGCCGGGCGCGCACTGCGCAGCGGCGATGTGCTGCACCTGGCGGCCCCGGCGCACTGCAGCGCACAGGCGCTGCCGGCCGAGATGGCGCCGCCGTGGCGGAATACCTGGCAACTGCGGGTGATCTACGGGCCGCACGGCGCGCCGGAATTCTTCACCGACAGCGATATCAGCGCCTTTTTCGCCGCCGAGTGGCAGGTGCATTACAACTCCAGCCGCACCGGCGTGCGCTTGATCGGCCCTAAACCGCAGTGGGCGCGCAGCGACGGCGGCGAAGCGGGCATGCACCCGTCCAACATCCACGACAACGCCTACGCCTTCGGCACCATCGACTTCACCGGCGATATGCCGGTGATCCTGGGGCCGGACGGCCCGTCGCTCGGCGGTTTCGTCTGCCCGGCAACGGTGATCCACGCCGATTTGTGGAAGCTCGGCCAGCTCAAGGCCGGCGATACCCTGCGCTTTATCCCCGTGACGCTGGAAGATGCCGACCGCTTCGCCCAACGGGCGGAAGAGGACATCGCCGCGCTGCCGGCCGCGCCTGTGCACATACCGCCGGCTGCGCCGGGCAACCCGATTCTGTTCCACCGCGCCGCGCACGGCGGCTTGCCGGCGGTGACCTGCCGCCGCGCCGGCGATCGCTTCCTGCTGCTGGAGTATGGCGAACAGGTGCTGGATATTGCGTTACGCTTCCGGGTGCATGCGCTGATGCAGTGGCTGGAACAGCACCCGCTGCCGGGCATGCTGGAACTGACGCCGGGTATCCGCTCGCTGCAGATCCATTTCGACGCGCTGCGCTGCCCGCGCGAGCGCTTGCTGGCGCACCTGCAAGCGGCGGAACAACAGCTGGGCGATCTGCAGGGCGCGCAGGTGCCTTCGCGCACCGTGTGGCTGCCGCTCAGTTGGGATGACGCCGCCTGCCATGAAGCCATCGCCAAATATACCCAGTCGGTGCGCCCCGGCGCGCCCTGGTGCCCGAGCAACATTGAGTTTATCCGCCGCATCAACGGTCTGGATTCGGTGGAGCAGGTCAAAGAGATCGTGTTCAACGCCCGTTATCTGGTGATGGGGCTGGGGGATGTCTATCTGGGCGCACCGGTCGCCACCCCGCTCGATCCGCGCCACCGGCTGGTAACCACCAAATACAACCCGGCGCGCACCTGGACGGCGGAAAACTCCGTCGGTATCGGCGGCGCCTATCTGTGCGTGTACGGCATGGAAGGGCCCGGCGGCTACCAGTTCGTCGGCCGCACGTTGCAAATGTGGAACCGCGATCGCCAAACCCCGGAATTCAACCAGCCGTGGCTGCTGCGTTTCTTCGATCAACTGCGTTTTTACCCGGTGAGCGCAGAGGAGCTGCTCGACATCCGCGAACGCTTCCCGTACGGCGATTACCCGCTACGGGTGGAGGAAGGCAGCTTCAGCCTGTCGCAATATCAGGCGTTTCTTGCGCAGCAGCAGGCGGAAATTACGGCCTTTGCACAGCGGCGCCAGCGGGCGTTTGATGCCGAACTGGCGCGCTGGCGCGCCGACGGCCAGTTCACCTTTGACAGCAGCCAGCAGGAGCAGCAGCCGCTGGAACAGGAAACCATTCCGGAGAACTGCCATGGGGTGGACAGCCTGGTGGCAGGCAGCGTGTGGCAGTGGTTGGTCACGCCCGGTGAAACGGTGCAGGAAGGGCAAACGCTGGGAATTCTGGAATCGATGAAAATGGAGATACCGATCGCCGCCCCGGTGGCCGGGGTGGTGCGTGCGCTTAACCGCCCGGCGGGCAGCCAGGTACAGGCCGGGCAGTTGTTGATGCTGATCGAAATCAGCGCGGCGTAA
- the glyS gene encoding glycine--tRNA ligase subunit beta, which yields MTQQTFLVEIGTEELPPKALRSLAEAFAANFTAELDNASLEHGAVTWFAAPRRLALKVANLSAAQADRTVEKRGPAIAQAFDAEGRPSKAAEGWARGCGISVDQAERLKTDKGEWLLYRAHVKGLSAQELLVDMVSNALSKLPIPKLMRWADKETQFVRPVHTVTLLLGEQVIPGTILGIESGRTLRGHRFMGEAEFTINNADQYPQILLERGKVVADYAVRKAIIKRDAELAAQKIGGKADLSESLLEEVASLVEWPVVLTAKFEEKFLAVPAEALVYTMKGDQKYFPVYDAAGKLLPNFIFVANIESKDPQQIIAGNEKVVRPRLADAEFFFNTDRKQRLEDNLPRLETVLFQQQLGSLRDKTDRIQALSGWVAGQIGADVNHATRAGLLSKCDLMTNMVFEFTDTQGVMGMHYARHDGEAEDVAVALNEQYQPRFSGDDLPHSLVACSLAIADKMDTLAGIFGIGQHPKGDKDPFALRRAALGVLRIIVEKNLPLDLQTLAEEAVRLYGDKLTNANVVDDVVEFMLGRFRAWYQEEGHAVDTIQAVLARRPTKPADFDARVKAVSHFRTLDAAAALAAANKRVSNILAKSSDTLNDEVQASVLKDPAELQLATHVVVLRDKLQPLFAAGRYQEALVELAALREPVDAFFDSVMVMAEDNDVRVNRLTLLSKLRELFLQVADISVLQ from the coding sequence ATGACACAACAGACTTTCCTGGTGGAAATCGGCACGGAAGAGCTGCCGCCGAAGGCTCTTCGTTCACTGGCAGAAGCTTTTGCCGCTAATTTTACCGCCGAACTGGACAACGCCAGCCTTGAACACGGCGCCGTCACTTGGTTTGCCGCGCCGCGCCGTCTGGCGCTGAAAGTGGCCAACCTGAGCGCCGCTCAGGCCGATCGCACCGTTGAAAAACGCGGCCCGGCGATTGCCCAGGCGTTCGACGCCGAAGGCCGCCCAAGCAAAGCGGCCGAAGGCTGGGCGCGCGGCTGCGGCATCAGCGTTGATCAGGCGGAACGCCTGAAAACCGACAAAGGCGAATGGCTGCTGTACCGCGCCCACGTGAAGGGGCTGTCGGCGCAGGAACTGCTGGTCGATATGGTCAGCAATGCACTGAGCAAACTGCCGATTCCAAAATTGATGCGCTGGGCCGATAAAGAAACCCAGTTTGTGCGGCCGGTGCACACCGTTACCCTGCTGTTGGGCGAGCAGGTGATCCCAGGCACCATCCTGGGCATCGAATCCGGGCGCACCCTGCGCGGCCACCGATTCATGGGCGAAGCGGAATTCACCATCAACAACGCCGACCAATATCCGCAGATCCTGCTGGAGCGCGGCAAAGTGGTGGCGGATTACGCCGTGCGTAAAGCCATCATCAAGCGCGATGCCGAACTGGCGGCGCAAAAGATTGGCGGCAAAGCCGATCTGAGCGAGAGCCTGCTGGAAGAAGTGGCGTCGCTGGTGGAATGGCCGGTGGTGCTGACAGCCAAATTCGAAGAGAAATTCCTGGCGGTGCCGGCGGAAGCGCTGGTCTACACCATGAAGGGCGACCAGAAGTACTTCCCGGTGTATGACGCCGCGGGCAAACTGCTGCCGAACTTCATTTTTGTTGCCAACATCGAATCCAAAGATCCGCAGCAAATCATCGCCGGTAACGAAAAAGTGGTGCGCCCGCGCCTGGCGGACGCCGAGTTCTTCTTCAATACCGACCGCAAGCAACGCCTGGAAGACAACCTGCCGCGCCTGGAAACCGTGCTGTTCCAACAGCAACTGGGTTCGCTGCGCGACAAGACCGACCGCATTCAGGCGCTGTCGGGCTGGGTTGCCGGCCAGATTGGCGCCGACGTCAACCACGCTACCCGCGCCGGGTTGCTGTCGAAGTGCGATCTGATGACCAACATGGTGTTCGAATTCACCGATACTCAGGGCGTGATGGGCATGCACTACGCGCGCCATGACGGTGAGGCCGAAGATGTGGCGGTGGCGCTGAATGAACAGTATCAGCCGCGCTTCTCCGGCGACGATCTGCCGCATTCCCTGGTGGCGTGCTCGCTGGCGATCGCCGACAAGATGGACACCCTGGCCGGTATTTTCGGCATCGGGCAACATCCGAAAGGCGATAAAGACCCGTTCGCCCTGCGCCGTGCCGCGCTCGGTGTGCTGCGCATCATCGTTGAGAAAAACCTGCCGTTGGATCTGCAAACCCTGGCGGAAGAGGCGGTGCGCCTGTATGGCGATAAGCTGACCAACGCCAATGTGGTCGACGACGTGGTGGAATTCATGCTGGGCCGCTTCCGCGCATGGTATCAGGAAGAAGGCCACGCGGTGGACACCATTCAGGCCGTGCTGGCACGCCGGCCGACCAAACCGGCGGATTTCGACGCGCGGGTGAAAGCTGTGAGCCATTTCCGCACCCTGGATGCGGCGGCGGCGCTGGCGGCAGCCAACAAGCGCGTTTCCAACATCCTGGCCAAGTCTTCCGATACGCTGAATGACGAAGTCCAGGCGTCGGTGCTGAAAGATCCGGCCGAGCTGCAACTGGCCACCCACGTGGTGGTGCTGCGCGATAAGCTGCAACCGCTGTTTGCCGCCGGCCGTTATCAGGAAGCGCTGGTGGAACTGGCCGCGCTGCGCGAGCCGGTCGATGCGTTCTTTGATAGCGTGATGGTGATGGCGGAAGATAACGACGTGCGCGTCAACCGCCTGACGCTGCTGAGCAAGCTGCGCGAGCTGTTCCTGCAGGTGGCGGATATTTCCGTGCTGCAGTAA
- the glyQ gene encoding glycine--tRNA ligase subunit alpha: protein MQKFDTKTFQGLILTLQDYWARQGCTIVQPLDMEVGAGTSHPMTCLRALGPEPIAAAYVQPSRRPTDGRYGENPNRLQHYYQFQVIIKPSPENIQELYLGSLRELGLDPTIHDIRFVEDNWENPTLGAWGLGWEVWLNGMEVTQFTYFQQVGGLECKPVTGEITYGLERLAMYIQGVDSVYDLVWSNGPLGVTTYGDVFHQNEVEQSTYNFEYADVDFLFTCFEQYEKEAQKLLALEKPLPLPAYERILKAAHTFNLLDARKAISVTERQRYILRIRTLTKAVAEAYYASREALGFPMCKKN, encoded by the coding sequence ATGCAAAAGTTTGATACCAAGACCTTTCAGGGCCTGATCCTGACACTGCAGGACTATTGGGCGCGCCAGGGCTGTACCATTGTTCAACCATTGGACATGGAAGTCGGCGCGGGTACCTCCCACCCTATGACGTGCCTGCGTGCGCTTGGCCCAGAGCCGATCGCCGCTGCCTATGTGCAACCTTCACGCCGCCCGACCGACGGTCGCTACGGCGAAAACCCTAACCGCTTGCAGCACTACTACCAGTTCCAGGTGATCATTAAGCCATCGCCGGAAAATATTCAGGAACTGTATCTGGGCTCGCTGAGAGAGCTGGGGTTGGATCCCACCATCCATGACATCCGCTTCGTTGAAGACAACTGGGAAAACCCGACGCTCGGCGCCTGGGGCCTGGGTTGGGAAGTGTGGCTGAACGGGATGGAAGTGACGCAGTTCACCTACTTCCAGCAAGTGGGCGGCCTGGAATGCAAACCGGTTACCGGCGAGATCACCTACGGCCTGGAGCGCCTGGCGATGTACATCCAGGGCGTGGACAGCGTTTACGATCTGGTGTGGAGCAATGGCCCGCTGGGCGTCACCACCTACGGCGATGTGTTCCACCAGAACGAAGTGGAGCAGTCCACCTATAACTTCGAATACGCCGACGTCGATTTCCTGTTCACCTGCTTCGAGCAGTATGAAAAAGAAGCGCAAAAGCTGCTGGCGCTGGAAAAACCGCTGCCGCTGCCGGCTTACGAACGTATCCTGAAGGCTGCCCATACCTTCAACCTGCTGGATGCACGCAAGGCGATCTCGGTTACCGAGCGCCAGCGTTATATTCTGCGTATCCGCACGCTGACCAAAGCCGTTGCCGAGGCCTACTACGCTTCCCGCGAAGCGCTGGGCTTCCCGATGTGTAAAAAGAATTAA
- a CDS encoding acyl-homoserine-lactone synthase, with the protein MIEIFNVNYDLLSENRSAELFSLRKKTFKDRLDWIVNCKNNMEFDEYDNSHTTYLFGVCDNLIICSMRFIETRYNNMITGTFKHYFNKINIPEGNYLEASRLFIDKQRVRSFQLHQHPISSILFLSMINYARDKNYEGIYAIISHPMLIIFQRSGWKISIVEQGMSEKNQKIYLIYMPVDNKNQQTLINRIQKHELLSNKNGLDAWPLSLSIRENRSDELQLDPKPYGMFSIGNA; encoded by the coding sequence ATGATAGAGATTTTCAATGTGAATTACGATCTACTTTCTGAAAATAGATCTGCAGAGTTATTCTCTCTTAGAAAAAAAACGTTTAAAGATCGTCTCGACTGGATTGTAAACTGCAAAAATAATATGGAATTCGACGAGTATGACAACTCACATACTACGTATCTTTTCGGCGTCTGTGACAATCTTATTATTTGCAGCATGCGGTTTATTGAAACAAGATATAATAATATGATCACAGGCACCTTTAAGCATTATTTTAATAAAATCAATATTCCAGAAGGTAACTACCTTGAAGCCAGCAGATTATTTATTGATAAACAACGTGTGCGTTCCTTTCAGCTTCATCAACACCCAATTAGTTCAATCCTTTTCTTATCCATGATCAACTATGCCCGCGATAAAAATTATGAGGGGATTTATGCGATTATCAGTCATCCAATGCTAATCATATTCCAGCGCTCCGGTTGGAAAATTTCTATCGTTGAACAGGGGATGTCAGAAAAGAACCAGAAAATTTACCTGATTTATATGCCCGTAGATAATAAAAACCAGCAAACACTCATTAACCGCATCCAAAAGCACGAGCTACTCTCAAACAAAAACGGCCTAGATGCGTGGCCACTATCACTCAGCATCCGGGAGAATCGGTCTGATGAGCTGCAGCTCGATCCCAAGCCTTATGGCATGTTTAGCATTGGTAACGCCTAG
- a CDS encoding helix-turn-helix transcriptional regulator: MSISFFDNEFINTSIKNHLERKLSEYNNIKYAYAIMNKRNPANFEIISNRTEWFEFYKNNNYQFIDPVLIMASHRITPFSWDENIMISSGLKLPKIFDMAKNYNIINGYTFVLHDHYHNLVVLSLILDENCGDDLEGKIEQDKDKIQMLLITTHEKLTEHYQELNSPDDFEKMNKKEIFSKRENEIIYWASMGKSYPEIALILGIKLTTVKYHIGNAVKKLGVTNAKHAIRLGIELQLIRPILPDAE, encoded by the coding sequence GTGTCTATATCATTTTTTGATAATGAGTTTATCAACACCTCCATAAAAAATCATTTGGAAAGGAAGTTAAGCGAATATAATAATATTAAATATGCTTATGCAATAATGAATAAACGAAACCCGGCTAATTTTGAAATAATATCTAACCGGACAGAGTGGTTCGAGTTTTACAAAAATAATAATTATCAATTTATCGATCCAGTACTGATTATGGCATCGCACCGTATCACCCCTTTCTCTTGGGATGAAAATATAATGATCAGTTCAGGATTAAAACTCCCCAAGATTTTTGATATGGCGAAGAATTACAATATCATAAATGGATATACATTTGTGCTTCACGATCATTATCATAATCTTGTTGTCTTATCTCTTATCCTTGATGAGAATTGCGGGGATGATCTCGAGGGTAAAATAGAACAAGATAAAGACAAAATTCAAATGTTATTGATTACTACGCATGAGAAGCTCACAGAGCATTATCAGGAGCTGAATAGTCCTGATGATTTTGAGAAAATGAACAAAAAGGAGATATTCTCAAAGCGTGAGAATGAAATTATTTACTGGGCGAGTATGGGTAAATCCTATCCGGAAATTGCACTTATCTTGGGGATTAAGCTCACCACAGTAAAATATCATATTGGCAATGCCGTTAAAAAGCTAGGCGTTACCAATGCTAAACATGCCATAAGGCTTGGGATCGAGCTGCAGCTCATCAGACCGATTCTCCCGGATGCTGAGTGA
- a CDS encoding DNA-3-methyladenine glycosylase I: MTDKRCGWVTADPLYIDYHDNEWGQPTLSGQALFEMLCLEGQQAGLSWITVLKKRENYRRAFHQFDPQHIAAMTEQDIEALLQNSGIIRHRGKIEAIINNARAYLAMEAAGEDFVAFIWQFVDGKPLLNHWETLAQVPAKTPQSDAMSKALKKRGFKFIGSTTCYAFMQACGLVNDHLTQCICHPASCRA; this comes from the coding sequence ATGACAGACAAACGCTGTGGCTGGGTAACAGCCGATCCGTTGTATATCGATTACCACGACAATGAATGGGGCCAACCCACGCTCAGCGGCCAAGCGCTGTTTGAAATGCTATGTCTTGAGGGCCAACAGGCTGGGCTTTCCTGGATCACGGTGCTGAAAAAACGGGAAAACTATCGCCGGGCCTTCCACCAGTTCGATCCGCAGCACATTGCCGCCATGACCGAGCAAGACATAGAAGCCCTGCTGCAAAATAGCGGCATTATCCGCCACCGGGGCAAAATTGAAGCCATCATCAACAATGCCAGGGCCTATCTGGCGATGGAGGCCGCCGGCGAAGACTTTGTGGCGTTCATCTGGCAATTTGTCGATGGCAAACCCCTGCTGAACCACTGGGAAACGCTGGCCCAGGTGCCGGCAAAGACGCCGCAGTCCGATGCCATGTCCAAAGCGCTGAAAAAACGCGGCTTCAAGTTTATCGGCTCCACCACCTGCTATGCCTTTATGCAGGCCTGCGGGCTGGTGAACGATCATCTTACCCAATGCATCTGCCATCCGGCATCATGCCGGGCCTGA
- a CDS encoding N-acetyltransferase, producing the protein MHLPSGIMPGLIRAACREDTERLIQLWLISTIAAHPFVPESYWRQSTWLVRERYLPQAKTWVYLHAGSIVGFISILEERFVGGLFVEQAFYGRQVGQALMQFVQCRYRWLSLEVYEENHRACAFYRKQGFQQAARIYNAETHAFTLIMHWFAAAPGQQG; encoded by the coding sequence ATGCATCTGCCATCCGGCATCATGCCGGGCCTGATCCGCGCCGCTTGCCGGGAAGATACAGAACGGCTGATACAACTGTGGCTGATCAGCACCATAGCGGCCCATCCGTTCGTGCCGGAAAGCTATTGGCGGCAGAGCACCTGGCTGGTGCGGGAACGCTATTTGCCGCAGGCGAAAACCTGGGTTTATTTGCACGCGGGCAGCATCGTCGGCTTTATCAGCATCCTGGAAGAGCGCTTTGTCGGTGGGTTGTTCGTAGAACAGGCCTTTTACGGCCGCCAGGTGGGCCAGGCGCTGATGCAATTTGTCCAGTGCCGCTATCGTTGGTTGAGCCTGGAAGTTTACGAAGAAAATCATCGCGCCTGCGCCTTTTATCGCAAGCAGGGGTTCCAACAGGCCGCGCGTATCTACAATGCAGAAACCCACGCCTTTACCCTGATCATGCATTGGTTTGCCGCCGCCCCCGGCCAGCAAGGCTAA
- a CDS encoding LacI family DNA-binding transcriptional regulator: MSLKAIAKELGLSITTVSRALNGYDDVAQKTRQRVETMANQMGYRPNTLARRLKMGKIDAVGLVFPFNSHPFGNATFMEMVGCISNELVQHEIDLLLVADEAPHLSFTRLIESKRVDALIVAHTLNDDPRLHQLQRLNFPFLALGRSQLEGDYAWFDFDNHAGCKMAVDYLAHLGHRRIAYLGENNHQSFISQRRQGYLDGLAANQLPLHEEYLCRITPSRRAGYLATQQLLAQATPPTAIITDCNGHGEGAAMALRDAGRLGPGGVPLVVYDGLPPDSLLDLPVTAIVQATREQVGKQIAEMTVGLIQRQPLEQLQVLWQPVLKPSPDDLPLAV; the protein is encoded by the coding sequence ATGTCCCTGAAAGCGATCGCCAAGGAACTTGGCCTGTCCATAACGACCGTCAGCCGCGCGCTGAACGGCTACGATGATGTGGCGCAAAAAACGCGTCAGCGGGTGGAGACAATGGCAAACCAGATGGGATACCGCCCGAATACGCTGGCGCGCCGTCTGAAAATGGGCAAGATCGACGCCGTTGGCCTGGTTTTCCCCTTCAATTCCCATCCGTTCGGCAACGCCACCTTTATGGAAATGGTCGGCTGCATCAGCAATGAACTGGTGCAACACGAGATCGATCTGCTGCTGGTTGCCGATGAAGCACCGCATTTGTCCTTTACGCGCCTGATCGAAAGTAAGCGGGTGGATGCGCTGATCGTGGCGCACACGCTGAATGACGATCCGCGCCTGCACCAGCTGCAACGCCTGAACTTCCCGTTTCTGGCGCTCGGCCGCAGCCAGTTAGAAGGCGACTACGCGTGGTTTGACTTTGACAACCACGCAGGTTGCAAAATGGCGGTGGACTACCTGGCGCACCTTGGCCACCGCCGTATTGCCTATCTCGGGGAAAATAATCACCAATCCTTTATCAGCCAACGCCGCCAGGGCTATCTGGACGGGTTGGCGGCCAACCAACTGCCGCTGCATGAAGAATACCTGTGCCGCATTACCCCCAGCCGGCGCGCCGGCTATCTTGCCACCCAACAGTTGCTGGCGCAGGCCACGCCGCCGACGGCGATCATCACCGATTGCAACGGCCACGGCGAAGGCGCGGCGATGGCGCTGCGCGACGCTGGCCGCCTAGGGCCGGGTGGGGTTCCGCTGGTGGTCTACGACGGGCTGCCGCCGGACAGCCTGCTCGATCTGCCCGTCACAGCGATTGTGCAAGCCACGCGCGAACAGGTGGGCAAACAGATCGCCGAAATGACGGTGGGCCTGATCCAACGCCAGCCGCTGGAGCAGCTACAGGTGCTGTGGCAACCTGTACTGAAACCCAGCCCGGACGATCTGCCGCTCGCAGTCTAG